Proteins encoded together in one Stigmatella aurantiaca window:
- a CDS encoding tRNA threonylcarbamoyladenosine dehydratase gives MSTQPTVTPAPAPSPALPSEAPASPLARPFKLSRRFDRTGRLLGDPAMERLAAARVVVLGVGGVGSYAVEGLVRSGIGHLTLVDHDDVCVTNTNRQLHATVKGVGKSKAELMVQRCRDINPDVQVEAVRDFYRAETAEQMLPPGRYDFVVDAIDNVKAKLHLLHRCVTLGIPVVSSMGAAGRLDPTAIRVEDLCETHMDPFAKDIRKLLKRKHGVETDRHTGITAVYSIEVRRQPVALRYDDATDGFLCVCPQDNDFHTCDHRTQIDGSAVFVTSAFGMNAAGVVVRRLASAR, from the coding sequence ATGAGCACGCAGCCCACCGTCACCCCCGCCCCTGCCCCGTCTCCGGCCCTGCCCTCGGAGGCGCCCGCGTCCCCCCTGGCCCGCCCCTTCAAGCTCTCCCGCCGGTTCGACCGGACGGGACGCCTGCTGGGCGACCCGGCGATGGAGCGGCTGGCCGCGGCACGGGTGGTCGTCTTAGGGGTGGGCGGCGTGGGCAGCTACGCGGTGGAGGGGCTGGTGCGCAGCGGCATCGGCCACCTCACGCTGGTGGACCATGACGACGTGTGCGTCACCAACACCAACCGCCAGCTCCACGCGACGGTGAAGGGCGTGGGCAAGTCCAAGGCGGAGCTGATGGTGCAGCGCTGCCGGGACATCAACCCGGACGTCCAGGTGGAGGCGGTGCGCGACTTCTACCGCGCGGAGACCGCCGAGCAGATGCTGCCCCCGGGGCGCTACGACTTCGTGGTGGACGCCATCGACAACGTGAAGGCCAAGCTGCACCTGCTCCACCGCTGCGTCACCCTGGGCATCCCCGTGGTCAGCTCCATGGGCGCCGCAGGCCGGTTGGACCCCACGGCCATCCGCGTGGAGGACCTGTGCGAGACCCACATGGACCCGTTCGCCAAGGACATCCGCAAGCTCCTCAAGCGCAAGCACGGGGTGGAGACGGACCGGCACACGGGCATCACCGCCGTCTACTCCATCGAGGTGCGCCGCCAGCCGGTGGCCCTCCGGTATGACGACGCCACCGATGGCTTCCTGTGCGTCTGCCCGCAGGACAACGACTTCCACACCTGCGACCACCGGACCCAGATTGACGGCAGCGCCGTCTTCGTCACCTCCGCCTTCGGCATGAATGCCGCGGGAGTGGTGGTGCGCCGGCTGGCCTCCGCCCGCTAA
- a CDS encoding TolB family protein, producing the protein MMKRARMSLLCSALLVALTGCGDECKEPSDCTDDKGSPAEGKRWVCESNECVERDETGPAPGPGDGGTDGGPTDGGPTDGGDPTDGGDPGPGDGGTPDGGGMTVGKGGACTTSMECMAGLRCEGTAGAQTCQALHVAVTSAGTAVTTQVTAVRHDDTTTAPAVLSEAAAEPSRYPRWNANGSAVAFVEGAEGVGTSRLVSRALPLTAGQTTVLTEGTAVGTEDFPQLEWWPSTSLVWTKRAGASSSGLWTVPGAGGTATELTGNGVFPSWARNGTSLAYSTRADGLLTLAAAGQLGVQITGGAGGEQPLYNQANDWVLYSKENGMDAALGPLYEIFTISPTGGTIHPIANKTSEPTSGGSVDSFIANPTWAPDGTWVAYVRTYFSKPSDGSASALCGSAAATQCPGRDANVVFLQKINPETGAADGTAVQLVTGGTLPSFSPDGRFIAYVRARRLQIQQLNPADGTAVGAVVSHTLGTDVQTNRGDDNRPRWQPR; encoded by the coding sequence ATGATGAAACGCGCGCGGATGAGTTTGCTGTGCAGTGCACTTCTGGTGGCACTGACGGGGTGTGGGGACGAGTGCAAGGAGCCATCCGACTGCACCGACGACAAGGGCAGTCCTGCGGAGGGCAAGCGCTGGGTCTGCGAGAGCAACGAGTGCGTCGAGCGGGATGAGACCGGGCCGGCGCCCGGACCGGGCGACGGCGGCACGGACGGAGGCCCCACGGATGGAGGCCCCACGGATGGCGGGGACCCCACGGATGGTGGCGACCCCGGTCCCGGGGATGGAGGCACCCCGGATGGCGGCGGCATGACGGTCGGCAAGGGTGGGGCGTGCACCACGTCCATGGAGTGCATGGCGGGCCTTCGCTGCGAGGGCACCGCGGGTGCCCAGACGTGCCAGGCCCTGCACGTGGCGGTGACCAGCGCGGGCACGGCGGTCACCACCCAGGTGACGGCGGTGCGCCATGACGACACCACCACGGCGCCCGCCGTGCTGAGCGAGGCCGCGGCGGAGCCCAGCCGGTACCCCCGATGGAATGCGAACGGCTCGGCCGTCGCGTTCGTGGAAGGGGCCGAGGGCGTGGGCACCTCGCGCCTCGTGTCCCGCGCGCTTCCGCTCACCGCGGGGCAGACCACCGTGCTGACGGAGGGCACGGCGGTGGGGACCGAGGACTTCCCGCAGCTGGAGTGGTGGCCGTCCACCAGCCTCGTGTGGACGAAGCGGGCCGGGGCGAGCTCCTCGGGCCTCTGGACGGTTCCGGGCGCGGGCGGCACCGCCACGGAGCTGACGGGCAACGGCGTGTTCCCGTCCTGGGCGCGCAATGGCACGAGCCTCGCGTACAGCACGCGCGCGGATGGGTTGTTGACGCTGGCGGCGGCGGGACAGCTCGGGGTGCAGATTACCGGGGGCGCGGGCGGCGAGCAGCCGCTCTACAACCAGGCCAATGACTGGGTGCTCTACTCCAAGGAGAACGGCATGGACGCCGCGCTCGGCCCCCTCTACGAAATCTTTACGATCTCTCCCACGGGCGGCACCATCCACCCCATCGCCAACAAGACCTCGGAGCCGACCAGCGGTGGCTCGGTGGACTCGTTCATCGCCAACCCCACCTGGGCGCCGGATGGCACCTGGGTGGCGTACGTGCGCACCTACTTCTCCAAGCCTTCGGATGGCAGCGCCTCCGCCCTGTGTGGCTCGGCGGCCGCCACGCAGTGCCCGGGCCGGGATGCGAACGTCGTCTTCCTGCAGAAGATCAACCCGGAGACGGGCGCGGCGGACGGCACCGCGGTGCAGCTCGTGACCGGTGGCACGCTCCCCTCGTTCTCGCCGGACGGCCGGTTCATCGCCTACGTCCGGGCCAGGCGCCTGCAGATCCAGCAGCTCAACCCCGCGGACGGTACCGCCGTGGGCGCCGTCGTCTCGCACACGCTGGGCACGGACGTGCAGACCAACCGCGGTGACGACAACCGCCCGCGCTGGCAGCCGCGCTAG
- a CDS encoding DHH family phosphoesterase gives MNVQVLFHDHCFDGAASAAVFTRFYREKVRADATFTYQGLAHKPGAEGIDPAVFTGAENVIVDFRYSQDARLTWWFDHHVSAFQQPGDEAHFQADTSGRKFHDAHRKSCTKYLADVARERFGWDASPLADLIHWAELIDGAQFPSPQMAVALEEPALRIMTVLESAKSPDLIPEVIRRMQHESLADIAASPLIAEPLAPLLERHMLNMEQVRAKARYEQGVVFFDLADEGVDSLNKFIAYALYPEARYTLWVGQGPKRAKVSLGSNPWKPELRRHDLAAIASRYGGGGHPVVAAVSFKPGELDKARSAYREILAELSA, from the coding sequence ATGAACGTTCAGGTTCTCTTTCACGACCACTGTTTCGATGGGGCCGCGAGCGCGGCGGTGTTCACCCGCTTCTACCGGGAGAAGGTGCGCGCGGATGCCACCTTCACGTACCAAGGGCTGGCGCACAAACCGGGGGCGGAGGGCATCGACCCGGCGGTCTTCACGGGGGCGGAGAACGTCATCGTCGACTTCCGCTACAGCCAGGACGCGCGGCTGACGTGGTGGTTCGACCACCATGTCTCCGCCTTCCAGCAGCCCGGGGACGAGGCGCACTTCCAGGCGGACACGAGCGGCCGCAAGTTCCACGACGCCCACCGCAAGAGCTGCACGAAGTACCTGGCGGACGTGGCTCGGGAGCGCTTCGGCTGGGATGCCTCGCCGCTGGCGGACCTCATCCACTGGGCGGAGCTCATCGACGGGGCGCAGTTTCCGAGCCCGCAGATGGCGGTGGCGCTCGAGGAGCCCGCGCTGCGCATCATGACGGTGCTGGAGTCCGCCAAGTCCCCGGACCTGATTCCGGAGGTCATCCGGCGCATGCAGCACGAGTCCCTGGCGGACATCGCCGCCTCGCCGCTCATCGCCGAGCCGCTGGCGCCGCTGCTGGAGCGGCACATGCTGAACATGGAGCAGGTGCGGGCCAAGGCGCGCTACGAGCAGGGCGTGGTGTTCTTCGACCTGGCGGACGAGGGCGTGGACAGCCTGAACAAGTTCATCGCCTACGCGCTCTACCCCGAGGCCCGCTACACCCTGTGGGTGGGCCAGGGCCCCAAGCGGGCCAAGGTGTCGCTGGGCTCGAACCCGTGGAAGCCCGAGCTGCGGCGGCATGACCTGGCGGCCATCGCCTCGCGCTACGGCGGGGGCGGCCACCCGGTGGTGGCCGCGGTGAGCTTCAAGCCGGGCGAGCTGGACAAGGCGCGCAGCGCCTACCGGGAGATCCTCGCCGAGCTCTCCGCCTGA
- a CDS encoding DUF2934 domain-containing protein — MARQNAKASNSPSKEPQKAAPKEALKEAPKAAATPAPEPVRSAPTEEQIARRAYEIYQARGGEHGSNEQDWYQAERELKLGRQ; from the coding sequence GTGGCCCGGCAAAACGCCAAAGCGTCGAATTCGCCCAGCAAAGAGCCCCAGAAGGCAGCGCCCAAGGAGGCACTGAAGGAGGCTCCGAAGGCTGCGGCCACGCCGGCGCCCGAGCCCGTCCGCAGCGCTCCGACCGAGGAGCAGATCGCCCGCCGCGCCTATGAAATCTACCAGGCCCGGGGCGGCGAGCACGGCAGCAACGAGCAGGACTGGTACCAGGCCGAGCGCGAGCTGAAGCTCGGCCGCCAGTAA
- a CDS encoding TatD family hydrolase: MIDTHCHLDASRFEPDRSEVLTRAWAAGLQGIVIPAVGPDTWEPLLELPRQEPRIQVGLGIHPQLLPELPAHQDAEHLERLDALLARGGAVAVGECGLDGPSLPGAPMERQLAVLRGHMALARKHGLPVLMHCHRAHPALIAFLKEEPFPEAGVLMHSYSGGAELARFYIQKGCHFSFAGPVTWAEARKPLDALRVIPPERLVAETDSPDQAPTPHRGQRSEPGYLPRIIEGMARVLGEPAEVLAERTALNARKLFREAFPPASR, translated from the coding sequence ATGATCGACACCCACTGCCATCTCGACGCCTCGCGGTTCGAGCCCGACCGCTCCGAGGTCCTCACGCGCGCCTGGGCCGCGGGCCTCCAGGGCATCGTGATTCCCGCGGTGGGCCCGGACACGTGGGAGCCCCTGCTGGAGCTGCCCCGCCAGGAGCCGCGCATCCAGGTGGGGCTGGGCATCCACCCGCAGCTGCTCCCGGAGTTGCCCGCCCACCAGGACGCGGAGCACCTGGAGCGCCTGGATGCCTTGCTCGCCCGGGGCGGCGCCGTGGCCGTGGGAGAGTGCGGGCTCGACGGCCCGTCCCTTCCGGGCGCGCCAATGGAGCGGCAGCTCGCGGTGCTGCGCGGGCACATGGCCCTGGCGCGCAAGCATGGGCTGCCCGTGCTGATGCACTGCCACCGGGCGCACCCGGCCCTCATCGCCTTCCTCAAGGAGGAGCCCTTCCCCGAGGCCGGGGTGCTCATGCACAGCTACAGCGGGGGCGCGGAGCTGGCGCGCTTCTACATCCAGAAGGGATGCCACTTCTCCTTCGCGGGCCCCGTCACCTGGGCCGAGGCGCGAAAGCCGCTGGATGCCCTGCGCGTCATCCCCCCGGAGCGGCTCGTCGCGGAGACGGACTCGCCGGACCAGGCCCCCACCCCGCACCGGGGGCAGCGCTCGGAGCCGGGCTACCTGCCCCGCATCATCGAGGGGATGGCCCGCGTGCTGGGAGAGCCCGCCGAAGTGCTCGCCGAGCGGACGGCCCTCAATGCCCGCAAGCTCTTCCGGGAAGCATTTCCCCCGGCTTCGCGGTAG
- a CDS encoding RecB family exonuclease → MRRPPLSNDFSWSKSRHEKFNECLRLYYFHYYRSWGGWEADAPQDIRELYVLKKLSNRYTWAGSVVHESLKDALLDWRAGRPVEPQAVEARTHRLMQDDFRHSSKKAYWTQKYRKPFTGLVEHEYAEAIPSETWKQNWETVRAALAWFFASRWPILARALKPAQWLEVDAGADFSSFSLEGVKVFAIPDFAYVDEDGRPVVVDWKTGKVREGYDDQVLGYALYLSQRYKFPVEKVRASLVYLNEGLEQEVQVDPSAVDAFKERFLQSVAGMRALLKEPAHNTPREAEAFPMTENLAVCVRCAFRRACQREDLAAAPPRVA, encoded by the coding sequence ATGCGGCGCCCCCCCCTCAGCAACGACTTCTCCTGGTCCAAGAGCCGCCACGAGAAGTTCAACGAATGCCTGCGCTTGTACTACTTCCACTACTACCGCTCCTGGGGCGGGTGGGAGGCGGACGCGCCCCAGGACATCCGCGAGCTGTACGTGCTCAAGAAGCTGAGCAACCGCTACACGTGGGCGGGCAGCGTGGTGCACGAGTCCCTCAAGGATGCGCTGCTGGACTGGCGCGCCGGGCGGCCGGTGGAGCCTCAGGCGGTGGAGGCCCGGACGCACCGGCTGATGCAGGACGACTTCCGCCACTCCAGCAAGAAGGCCTACTGGACGCAGAAGTACCGCAAGCCCTTCACCGGCCTGGTGGAGCACGAGTACGCGGAGGCCATCCCCAGCGAGACGTGGAAGCAGAACTGGGAGACGGTGCGCGCGGCGCTGGCCTGGTTCTTCGCCTCCCGGTGGCCCATCCTGGCGCGCGCGCTCAAGCCGGCGCAGTGGCTGGAGGTGGACGCGGGCGCTGACTTCTCCAGCTTCTCCCTGGAGGGGGTGAAGGTGTTCGCCATCCCCGACTTCGCCTACGTGGACGAGGACGGCCGGCCCGTGGTGGTGGACTGGAAGACGGGCAAGGTGCGCGAGGGGTATGACGACCAGGTGCTGGGCTATGCGCTCTACCTCTCCCAGCGCTACAAGTTCCCCGTGGAGAAGGTGCGCGCCTCGCTGGTGTACCTGAACGAGGGGCTGGAGCAGGAAGTCCAGGTGGACCCGTCGGCCGTCGACGCCTTCAAGGAGCGCTTCCTCCAGAGCGTCGCGGGCATGCGGGCCCTGCTGAAGGAGCCCGCGCACAACACGCCCCGGGAGGCCGAGGCGTTCCCGATGACGGAGAACCTGGCGGTGTGCGTGCGCTGTGCCTTCCGGCGGGCCTGCCAGCGCGAGGACCTGGCGGCGGCGCCGCCCCGGGTGGCCTGA
- a CDS encoding Maf family protein, whose protein sequence is MRPLILASTSSARRALMDGLGLPYVAEAPGVDEDVAPTLSAREAVQELAARKARAVQARHPEAWILGADQLVEVEGEVLSKPPDVGAARKQLGKLLGRTHDICTGVCLLGPGGHLAQNLEVSRLTFYPATPEELERYLGLGEWQGCAGSYRIEGAGQALLSHLDGDRTNVQGLPMLTVVRMLRTAGFTFFETAR, encoded by the coding sequence ATGAGACCTCTGATTCTTGCCTCGACGTCCAGCGCGCGCCGGGCCCTGATGGATGGGCTGGGCCTGCCCTACGTGGCCGAAGCCCCGGGCGTGGACGAGGACGTGGCCCCCACCCTCTCGGCCCGCGAAGCCGTCCAGGAGCTCGCCGCGCGCAAGGCCCGCGCCGTCCAGGCGCGTCATCCCGAGGCCTGGATCCTGGGCGCCGACCAGCTCGTGGAGGTGGAGGGAGAGGTTCTCTCCAAGCCGCCGGACGTGGGTGCCGCGCGCAAGCAACTCGGCAAGCTGCTCGGGCGGACCCACGACATCTGCACCGGGGTGTGTCTGTTGGGCCCTGGGGGCCACCTCGCCCAGAACCTGGAGGTGTCCCGGCTCACCTTCTATCCCGCCACCCCCGAGGAGCTGGAGCGCTACCTGGGGCTCGGCGAGTGGCAGGGCTGCGCGGGCAGCTACCGCATCGAGGGGGCCGGGCAGGCCCTGCTGTCCCACCTCGACGGGGACCGGACCAACGTGCAGGGGCTGCCCATGCTCACCGTGGTGCGGATGCTGCGCACCGCGGGCTTCACGTTCTTCGAGACGGCGCGCTGA
- a CDS encoding ATP-binding protein: MKLTRLKVHQYRAVPPGTELVFGPSLNLFVGQNGTGRTALLELISAVLISDFSALLHEEFSLEYGLTMPGLALDIVARNAAGGAPADPAALVLRQAPRASRALEPLLEATLRLDAPACSLRMRATASGLFCEVDGQSAYARTMDWSPLDRSVWTLLFMTAQYLERELKDRLKEFLRRTFLLAPWRFDESLGTFTRIGDSRFALEMRNDEVFPLGLMALPTWMPGWLRHHVERGPLADALEFRHDELAQSFLAKFVALAGFTSGLLRVEVLDKRTYENGGRVGFGQFTFLFTRPDGTSLSQEALGYGQKRLLSFLYYLDVHEDFVIADELPSGLHPRWAEACLRELGPRQSFLTSQNPLLPEHVSFRSAEDVHTSLVACRPGLRWENPPRELAGRLFAAYQQGTRPVGELLRAHGLW; the protein is encoded by the coding sequence ATGAAGCTCACGCGCCTCAAGGTCCACCAGTACCGGGCCGTGCCCCCGGGCACCGAGCTCGTCTTCGGCCCGTCGCTCAACCTCTTCGTGGGACAGAACGGCACCGGCCGGACGGCGCTGCTGGAGCTGATCTCCGCCGTCCTCATCTCCGACTTCTCGGCGCTCCTGCACGAAGAGTTTTCCCTGGAATACGGGCTGACGATGCCGGGCCTGGCGCTGGACATCGTGGCCCGGAACGCGGCGGGCGGCGCCCCTGCGGATCCGGCGGCCCTGGTGCTGCGCCAGGCCCCCCGGGCCTCGCGCGCCCTGGAGCCCCTGCTGGAGGCGACGCTGCGGCTCGACGCGCCTGCCTGCTCGCTTCGGATGCGCGCCACCGCCTCGGGGCTCTTCTGCGAGGTGGATGGCCAGTCCGCGTACGCGCGGACCATGGACTGGTCCCCGCTGGACCGCTCCGTGTGGACGCTGCTGTTCATGACGGCCCAGTACCTGGAGCGGGAGCTGAAGGACCGGCTCAAGGAGTTCCTGCGCCGCACCTTCCTGCTGGCCCCCTGGCGGTTCGATGAATCGCTGGGGACCTTCACCCGGATTGGCGACAGCCGCTTCGCCCTGGAGATGCGCAACGACGAGGTGTTTCCCCTGGGGCTGATGGCCCTGCCCACGTGGATGCCCGGCTGGCTGCGCCACCACGTGGAGCGGGGGCCCCTGGCCGATGCGCTCGAGTTCCGCCACGACGAGCTTGCCCAGAGCTTCCTGGCGAAGTTCGTGGCCCTGGCGGGCTTCACCTCGGGGCTGCTCCGGGTGGAAGTGCTGGACAAGCGCACGTACGAGAACGGAGGACGGGTGGGCTTTGGCCAGTTCACCTTCCTCTTCACCCGGCCGGACGGCACGTCCCTCTCCCAGGAGGCACTGGGGTACGGGCAGAAGCGGCTGCTGTCCTTCCTCTACTACCTGGATGTGCACGAGGACTTCGTCATCGCCGACGAGCTTCCCAGTGGCCTGCACCCCCGCTGGGCCGAGGCGTGCCTCCGGGAGCTGGGCCCGCGGCAGTCCTTCCTGACCAGCCAGAACCCGCTGCTGCCCGAGCACGTCTCCTTCCGCTCCGCCGAGGACGTCCACACCTCGCTCGTGGCCTGCCGGCCGGGGCTCCGCTGGGAGAACCCGCCCCGGGAGCTGGCCGGGCGGCTCTTCGCCGCGTATCAGCAGGGCACACGCCCGGTGGGAGAGCTGCTGCGAGCGCACGGGCTGTGGTGA
- the mutY gene encoding A/G-specific adenine glycosylase, whose protein sequence is MTLDVPALDAGRLAAIRAPLLAWYDRQKRDLPWRRTKEPYAIWLSEVMLQQTQVSTVIPYWERFLARFPSVQALAAAPLEDVLAAWKGLGYYSRARNLHRAAQEVTAQFGGRFPSTAKALLTLPGFGRYTAGAVASIAFGEEAPLVDGNVARVLSRLFVVEGLPGDRAREARLWALAGALVKGERPGDFNQALMEHGATVCRPERPLCLLCPVREACLAYQTGRTAELPPAKVRATPKLLTLALAVWPHGDTLLFARRAEKGLFGGLWELPAVEVAPGAPEAEAATRLSEALEVPLTAQGVLGTVKRQLTHRALTLHLLRVTGPQRPSRAAAFHELRWCTPAQASELGMSTAMQRALDAALAKGVLPDVAR, encoded by the coding sequence ATGACCCTGGATGTCCCCGCGCTGGATGCCGGACGGCTCGCCGCCATCCGGGCCCCCCTGCTGGCCTGGTATGACCGGCAGAAGAGGGATCTCCCCTGGCGCCGCACGAAAGAGCCATACGCCATCTGGCTCAGCGAGGTCATGCTCCAGCAGACGCAGGTGTCCACCGTCATCCCCTACTGGGAGCGGTTCCTCGCGCGCTTTCCCTCGGTGCAGGCCCTGGCGGCGGCGCCGCTGGAGGACGTGCTCGCCGCGTGGAAGGGCCTGGGCTACTACTCGCGGGCGCGCAACCTCCACCGCGCCGCCCAGGAAGTCACCGCCCAGTTCGGCGGACGCTTCCCCTCCACCGCCAAGGCCCTGCTCACCCTGCCCGGCTTTGGCCGCTACACGGCGGGGGCCGTGGCCTCCATCGCCTTCGGGGAAGAGGCCCCCCTGGTGGATGGCAACGTGGCGCGCGTGCTCTCGCGCCTCTTCGTGGTGGAAGGCCTGCCTGGGGACCGGGCGCGAGAGGCCCGCCTGTGGGCCCTGGCCGGTGCGCTGGTGAAGGGCGAGCGGCCCGGGGACTTCAACCAGGCCCTCATGGAGCACGGAGCGACGGTGTGCCGCCCCGAACGCCCCCTGTGCCTGCTGTGCCCCGTGCGCGAGGCCTGCCTCGCCTACCAGACGGGCCGCACCGCCGAGCTGCCCCCCGCCAAGGTTCGCGCCACCCCCAAGCTGCTGACGCTCGCGCTCGCGGTGTGGCCCCATGGGGACACGCTCCTGTTCGCCCGGCGCGCGGAGAAGGGGCTCTTCGGAGGGCTGTGGGAGCTGCCCGCCGTGGAGGTGGCGCCCGGCGCACCCGAGGCCGAGGCCGCCACGCGCCTCTCGGAGGCCCTGGAAGTCCCCCTCACCGCCCAGGGCGTGCTCGGCACGGTGAAGCGCCAGCTCACCCACCGCGCGCTCACGCTGCACCTGCTGCGTGTCACCGGTCCCCAGCGGCCGTCGCGGGCCGCGGCATTCCACGAGCTGCGCTGGTGCACGCCCGCCCAGGCCTCGGAGCTGGGCATGAGCACCGCCATGCAGCGGGCGCTCGACGCCGCGCTCGCGAAGGGCGTGCTCCCCGATGTCGCTCGATGA